AGCTGGCTAACGCCGTCAATAAGCATGACTTAACTGCCATTGCAGAATATCTCGATGAAAGCGTCACCACCTTCGATGAAGGCAGTAAAAAATTGGTAGTCGGCAAAGAAGCAGTATTAGCTGATTTGAAAACCAAATTAGAACGCTTCTCTCTAAGTGGTGAAAATCCGCTGCTTTCCTACACAATCGTGCATCCGTATGCCCAGGTCAGCGGCAATACCGCTGTTGTTACCTTCACAGCTTTGCGCGAATTCGGCGGCACTAATCCCCATAAGGAAAAGTGCAACGCGACAGACGTGTTTGTTAAAGTGGACAACAAATGGAAGAAGCTCCACTATCGTGGACGCTGGAAGAAACTTAGTTAAACGTATTAGTTAAAGGGCGCATGCAATGCGCCCCTACAATAAACGAATAAAATGGGCTCTTTGTAAAAGCCCGTTTCTTTTACTTCTTAGTTTCTGCCGGTGCCGGAGCAACCGGTGCAGGTGTGTTCAACTTGTCGACTTTTTCCGTGAGTGATGTCACTTGCGATCGCAAAGAAGAAATTTCCATTATCTGCGGCATAAGCACACCAACAGCAAGTGCTGCGGAAATCACAACAGCCACCACAACGATTGTAGTTGAGCGTTTGATGATAGGCGCAAGAGCAGCTGGTCCAGCTTTGCTAATCGACTCAAGCATTTTCACTTTATCGTCAACTGTCTTTGATAAAGGCGCAATATTTTTGTTGATTTGAGAACGAAATTGCTCAAGTTCTTTCTCTAAATGCTTTCCGAACTGATCAAGCTCTTTGTGAGTGGTTTCTTGAGCGGACTTAGAAGTAGCATCAATTTTGGTGCGTGCTTCATCAACTTGCGATGTGAACTTATCGATAACCTTAGCAAATGACTTTTCTTGAGACGCTGAGGCATCTTGAACTGAACGCTGCAAGGCAGATATTTTTCCGCTGAGCGCATTTGCTAAATTATCTGCATTCTGCTTGAGCATCAAATCTATTTCGCTTTTGGAATAGGTTGCATACTTCGGACCCGGTTCGCTAGTGGCATAACTACTGGCGAATTGTGGAGCCGGGGCAGCTTTAGCAGGCTGATTAGCGTTGTCGGCAATCTCGGTTAATGGAATTACCGCAACATGTCCCTCAGGCAAAGCAAAGACAGAAAACGCTCCGGATGGAAATGCTTCTATCTGGCTATCCTCAGCAATGAGACCAGCTATGCGATCTTTTAAATTGATGCGCACATAGAAATTGACCAGGTCTTCTGCATTGATGCGCAGATGCTCAGCCAATGTCGAAAGTGTCTTCTCCGGCAAAAATCTTGCCTCGTAAAAAGTGGTCAGCCAAGGGCGCAGTCTGTCTTCACCTTGATTGGCTGTTGAATCAGAGCCGGTCCACCGATCACGTGAATAACGTAATCCGATATCTGTCGGCTTGGTATTGCGATCGATTTCAAAAGCAGCGTGACCTTCTGTTTTTACGACATCAACATACGCACTGCGCACGGTGATTGCATCAAAACGTGCCGTGAACCCGAGAAGCTCGGACATCATGCGAACTGAATCCGGCGAAATGCGATAAAGGCGACCTTGATATTTCTTGTCCGGCTCAAGATACATGGTGTCAAACATGCCGAACTCAGGTATCCATACCTCAGCCCCTGATTGAATCGGATTCGAAATCTCAGAAACCATTGACATTCCCCCTTACTGACTAGCTTCCACTTTTGGCGAAGTCCATGCCGGCTAAGTACACGGACGGTTCTGGTGCACCGTGTCCTTCATCGACTTCAATGAGTTTGACACGCACACCTTGCTTTATCAATGCGTCCACAATATCTCTTTGCAGGCGCGGCGGCACTATGTGATCTTGCTTGGCTGAAATGACGGCAACATTTACGTTTTTCGGCAAAGCACCAATGTTATGCAAAAAACTAGTATCGGCGTAAGCCTCTGGCTTTTGCTCAGGTGTTCCGCCCAGAGCCTCGATCATTGCCCCTTGCACTGCCGGATGATTGGTTTGCTTATAAAGTAAAGCCAAATCACCAGCGGACTCCACGCTCACTATGCCTTGCAGCTTGTCCTTGATATCTTGAGGTGCTTTTGTCGCGTAGTTCAACACAGTACAACCACCCATGGAGGTACCGACGAGAATCACCTTGTCAATTGGATACTCAGCCATTACTTCGCGAATGTTTTGGCTTATGTCCGAGATGGATGCTTCATTGCCCCAAGAGGCTTTGCCCCTGTAGTTAACAGACATAAACACAGTACTTGGATCTTTGGTGACGATTGCTTTGGCAATCGGTTGATCAGCTGGATTGACGAACGGTTCAAGGAAGTTTGAACCCATGCCGTGCATATAGACAACTAGCGTCAGCCCCTTCTGCGGCGGCGGTGCCAAGGGTGCCATCATCCCGTAGGCATCCTCTATGCCGTCTACATGACTGCGATATACCTTACGAATTACTGATTCACCTTCCGGACTGAGAACTCCGGCGGCGCGCATGACAGTAATGCTCTTGTACAGTTCATTGCGCTGTTTCTTCATGTCCTGATACTGGTCTTTGGCTTGCAAAAAGCCAATGAAGAAAACAACCCCCACTCCGTTTAAGAGCAAAGATATTCCAAGAACTACCAACAAAACGTTCTTTTTCAAGTTTCCCATCTCACAACCAACTATGTTTACCTTGAGCGCTCAATATATTACCGCTAAGCTTTTATAATATGGAGTTAGTCAATCAAATCATAGTTATCGGATAACAAGGGGACATTTAGCTAGACATGACCAAAAGCAAAATTCTCCTATCCGTAATTTGCCTATCCGCCCTTTTGGGCGGTCAAGCTATAGCGCAATCCTCAATTGAACTTGCCAAAGAACACAGTCGCAAGGGAATCGCTCTGCAGGGACAAGGTCGCTATCAGCAAGCTGCTGAAGAATACAAGCAGGCAATTAAACTCAACCCAAATAGCGCTTCTTTCCACAACAATTTAGGACTGCTGCACAAGGACATGAATAATTTGGCTGACGCGGAAAGAGAAATGCGTCTTGCTTTGAAAATCAAACCGGAACGTTCAGACTACCATTTCAATCTTGGGCTCATTCTCATGAGAGAAGGTGAGTTGATAAAAGCTGAGCCGGAATTTCGTGAGGCAATTAAACGTAATCCCATGGATCCTGAATTCCGCTTGCGGTTGAGTCAGGTTCTCTTGCAGACGGCTAGGTATAAAGACGCAGCCGAAGAAGTAAAAATGGCGCTCTTAATGAAACCTAACGATGTGAAATTACATAAGCAATTGGCAGATTGTTTGTTGAAACTCAATGAGTACGATGAGTCTTACGTTGAGTACCGCAAAGTTTTGGAAACTGATCCAAACACTCCTGACAGAGTTGAAGTTCAAAACAAAATTCAGTATTTGAGGGAAGTGCTTAAACTTCAATGAGCGAAAACGAACTTACTATCGATAATAAGGATGAAAAACTTCGTCGCTGGCAACGCAAAATCACAATTGCCGTGCTTTTGCTTGTTGCTTCATTTCTCCTCTTTCAAGTAGCAATATTCTTCGTTGATATCTTGCGAATCATCGGTGTCTCTATTCTCATCGCCTATCTAATTATCAACCTTGTTGATTTCATCAACAGATTCGTGCCGCGAGCCGTGGCGATTGTAATTGTCTACATCGTTTTAGCTATTCTTTTAGCCGCAGGTCTAGTGCTTCTTGTGCCGGCTATCGTTTATCAGGTGACTCAGCTTGCTGAAACAACTGTCGTTAGCATTCCAACATTTATCGAATGGCTTACAAACACTCTTATGAGTCTGGAACAAAAGTTCAGCACAACCAATTTTCATTTCAAGGCATTAGACTTTATGAGTGCCATTGCTTCGCACATACCAACACCCGACACCGGCTTGATATTCGACCGTGTAAGCGGTGCAGCTATGTCCACTATGACCTGGCTGGTTTATGCCATTTCCGTAGCCGTTACCGGATTTTATCTATTGCTTGACGGACACAAAATCAAAAACAGATTCATTTCCTGGTTTCCTGCCAACAAGCGTTCGGCATTACAACAAATGGCAGCCGACATGGACAAGTCCTTGCAGTCTTTTCTCCGTGGTCAAATTGTTCTAGGACTCGGCATTGGCATAGTAATGATGATTGTTTATTCTCTGCTCGGCGTGCACTACGCCTTATTACTCGGACTAGTTTTAGCGGCTTGGGAAGTAGTACCCGTAATAGGACCGCCGCTAGGTTTTCTGCCGGCAATAATCTCTGTCTTAATCCACGGCATGGATCATTGCCCAGGCAACAGAATTGTTGAGTGCTTAATACTTACAGCTGTCTTCTGCGTATTACAACAAGTAAAAGACAATGTCGTAGCACCGAGATACATAGGCAATGTCATTGGCATTCACCCAATCTTGATTTTTATCGCCATTATGGTCGGCGCCCGCCTTGATGGAATTATGGGCATTATTTTTGCTTTGCCGGCAGCCTGCGTAATAAATGTGATGGTGAACCACTTACCGCTAAAGACTGAGCCTACAGAAATACCATAGCTACTTAGCCGTCTTAAGTCCATCGCTT
Above is a window of Candidatus Obscuribacterales bacterium DNA encoding:
- a CDS encoding AI-2E family transporter, which codes for MSENELTIDNKDEKLRRWQRKITIAVLLLVASFLLFQVAIFFVDILRIIGVSILIAYLIINLVDFINRFVPRAVAIVIVYIVLAILLAAGLVLLVPAIVYQVTQLAETTVVSIPTFIEWLTNTLMSLEQKFSTTNFHFKALDFMSAIASHIPTPDTGLIFDRVSGAAMSTMTWLVYAISVAVTGFYLLLDGHKIKNRFISWFPANKRSALQQMAADMDKSLQSFLRGQIVLGLGIGIVMMIVYSLLGVHYALLLGLVLAAWEVVPVIGPPLGFLPAIISVLIHGMDHCPGNRIVECLILTAVFCVLQQVKDNVVAPRYIGNVIGIHPILIFIAIMVGARLDGIMGIIFALPAACVINVMVNHLPLKTEPTEIP
- a CDS encoding tetratricopeptide repeat protein, producing the protein MTKSKILLSVICLSALLGGQAIAQSSIELAKEHSRKGIALQGQGRYQQAAEEYKQAIKLNPNSASFHNNLGLLHKDMNNLADAEREMRLALKIKPERSDYHFNLGLILMREGELIKAEPEFREAIKRNPMDPEFRLRLSQVLLQTARYKDAAEEVKMALLMKPNDVKLHKQLADCLLKLNEYDESYVEYRKVLETDPNTPDRVEVQNKIQYLREVLKLQ
- a CDS encoding nuclear transport factor 2 family protein translates to MAKAGKLAVALLLGLAFSANYVMAEETPKATEESKTTPALSMNTSCEAKCIEPHAACAESAKVIDTLQELANAVNKHDLTAIAEYLDESVTTFDEGSKKLVVGKEAVLADLKTKLERFSLSGENPLLSYTIVHPYAQVSGNTAVVTFTALREFGGTNPHKEKCNATDVFVKVDNKWKKLHYRGRWKKLS
- a CDS encoding alpha/beta fold hydrolase — translated: MKKNVLLVVLGISLLLNGVGVVFFIGFLQAKDQYQDMKKQRNELYKSITVMRAAGVLSPEGESVIRKVYRSHVDGIEDAYGMMAPLAPPPQKGLTLVVYMHGMGSNFLEPFVNPADQPIAKAIVTKDPSTVFMSVNYRGKASWGNEASISDISQNIREVMAEYPIDKVILVGTSMGGCTVLNYATKAPQDIKDKLQGIVSVESAGDLALLYKQTNHPAVQGAMIEALGGTPEQKPEAYADTSFLHNIGALPKNVNVAVISAKQDHIVPPRLQRDIVDALIKQGVRVKLIEVDEGHGAPEPSVYLAGMDFAKSGS